From Argopecten irradians isolate NY chromosome 12, Ai_NY, whole genome shotgun sequence, one genomic window encodes:
- the LOC138305058 gene encoding uncharacterized protein, which translates to MSYQGSTTLAASLTSTARQLIAASVSENTHLAYSTAMNSYKRFHLQMFGSEFKFPLTVAKVVNYIAWLYDQKKSPNTISTYLAGLAHGQKMQGYADPLQCFLIKNVLKGVYNLSASPDVRLPITPAILKKLMISLCHTAPHRFDQYMLKAMFSLSFFAFLRVGEITSKSPHCRNKNLLQVSNLCLEKTHKKPQHMSLTFHNFKHHISQKLIELYITAQTCKSICPVRAMSKYMKLRNNGACGPLFTMDGSLPVSQAFYITQLNQALSFASLNTSHYKSHSFRIGAATTAFQCNIPEDHIGLMGRWRSDAVKRYFRISVFDGMQINI; encoded by the coding sequence ATGTCCTACCAAGGTTCCACAACTCTTGCTGCATCGTTGACATCAACAGCAAGGCAGTTGATTGCAGCCTCAGTATCAGAGAATACGCACCTGGCATATTCTACCGCCATGAACTCATACAAAAGATTTCATCTACAAATGTTTGGGAGTGAGTTCAAATTTCCACTAACAGTTGCAAAAGTAGTTAACTACATTGCTTGGTTGTATGACCAAAAGAAATCACCAAATACCATTTCTACATACTTGGCAGGGTTAGCACATGGTCAGAAAATGCAAGGATATGCTGATCCATTACAGTGTTTCTTGATTAAAAATGTGCTAAAAGGTGTATACAATTTGTCAGCTAGTCCAGACGTACGTCTCCCTATTACACCTGCTATCCTGAAGAAACTTATGATTTCTCTATGCCATACAGCACCTCACAGGTTTGACCAGTACATGTTGAAGGCAATGTTTTCATTAAGTTTCTTTGCATTTTTGAGAGTGGGGGAAATAACATCTAAATCTCCACATTGtagaaataaaaatcttttacaAGTTTCGAATCTGTGTTTAGAGAAAACACATAAAAAGCCTCAGCATATGTCTCtaacatttcataatttcaaaCACCACATCTCACAGAAGCTTATTGAGTTGTACATTACTGCTCAAACATGTAAAAGCATATGTCCTGTTCGAGCTATGTCAAAGTACATGAAACTCAGAAATAACGGTGCTTGTGGTCCATTATTTACAATGGATGGATCTCTCCCAGTGTCCCAGGCTTTCTACATCACACAATTGAACCAGGCTCTGTCATTCGCGAGCCTCAACACATCTCATTATAAGTCTCATAGTTTTCGCATTGGTGCAGCAACAACTGCCTTTCAATGCAACATACCTGAAGATCATATCGGGTTAATGGGTAGATGGAGATCAGATGCTGTCAAAAGATACTTTAGaatatctgtatttgatggCATGCAAATTAACATCTGA